The Carassius auratus strain Wakin unplaced genomic scaffold, ASM336829v1 scaf_tig00056887, whole genome shotgun sequence genome has a segment encoding these proteins:
- the LOC113090607 gene encoding uncharacterized protein LOC113090607, which produces MPRKGRRSQAQKVRWTKLDLSGQTSASKDVAQVSDGQQSEDGDNTSRVISVQASHCQSDARYDVFSRNSQCTCVALTFLAYHSEGTSFEQPDLDRVLEEGDALYVGIKMQLIAEGRFRQDLLSMAEVPLSISTSNHNYSVQKSEVVMGYLRDRGSHEMDAWWIPLDERLQCLSTDVSHALLIVSPECCAVFRDRSGRYGYFDSHSRTAEGLPHPTGDGTAVMLTFTNLHDMINRLFQLFWNRGPQACYEFMAVSFEMEQQSEEPCSSAACVSPSQVTSPLPKTPTTADITIPDNLVLTDDKNQTVINVLKTNKQRRRKEMRKMAKRFAGTEDKTSYLEIRERKRRVYEKEKYATSLQFRINKRKFNQDPFVRNKKREYLVRRYHTDAVFQKKMKDYMVRRYKTDDILQKKKKDYMVRRYKTDDIFQKKMKDYMVRRYKTDYIFQKKMKDYMVRRYKTDDIFQKKMKNYMVRKYHTDDIFQKKMKDYMTRRYAGDSKFRSHHILRCTLQKKQKCLTNAGFQILHKLRCALRIKRKYRPYIHSIQDTPNSEATNQPVSNGLIQNAISAFRHQILHGPTYICTVCHRALFPNQVKMCNRTRYIKNVHITAFCLTGKYVHACDSACSVPCAVPDERRQEWICHTCDSHLKRGSMPSIAAANRLELPPIPAELLELNVLERQLIAKIVPFAKIVALPKGQQRSVYGAVVCVPSEVEKTVNCLPRPNSESQLLQVKLKRHIKFKGYQHFHTVNMHNVLAALTKLKAMHSEYRDIFISDAATFEFLPDDELHDTEEKQEVVVSEQDEQHVSTEEKDELRPGLTLDTCMQPLDIGQDLLSYGEGIFSIAPAQGEKASRIFQGSQIGSHGLPRTVSHWTEHN; this is translated from the coding sequence ATGCCTCGGAAAGGTAGGAGATCCCAGGCTCAAAAAGTTCGTTGGACAAAGTTAGACCTGTCAGGACAGACGAGCGCCAGTAAAGATGTTGCTCAGGTTTCTGATGGACAACAGAGCGAAGATGGCGACAACACTTCTAGAGTTATATCCGTGCAGGCGTCTCACTGCCAGAGTGATGCAAGGTATGATGTTTTCTCACGAAACAGTCAGTGCACATGTGTAGCTCTGACATTCCTTGCCTACCACAGTGAGGGAACTTCGTTCGAACAGCCTGATCTTGATAGGGTGCTAGAGGAAGGGGATGCTCTGTATGTGGGCATTAAAATGCAGCTTATTGCTGAAGGAAGATTCAGACAGGATCTTCTAAGCATGGCTGAAGTACCTCTGAGCATCTCAACATCCAACCACAACTACAGCGTCCAAAAGTCAGAAGTGGTGATGGGGTATCTGAGAGACAGAGGAAGTCATGAAATGGACGCATGGTGGATTCCTCTAGATGAAAGACTTCAGTGTCTCTCAACAGATGTCAGCCATGCACTACTTATTGTTTCTCCAGAGTGCTGTGCTGTTTTCAGAGACAGATCTGGAAGATATGGATATTTTGATTCCCATTCCAGAACTGCTGAAGGTTTGCCACATCCTACTGGTGATGGAACGGCAGTTATGCTAACGTTCACCAACCTGCATGACATGATCAACagattatttcagcttttttggaaTCGTGGTCCTCAAGCTTGCTATGAATTCATGGCTGTTTCATTTGAAATGGAACAACAGTCTGAGGAACCATGCTCATCAGCAGCATGTGTGTCACCATCACAAGTGACTTCACCTCTgccaaaaacaccaacaactgcTGACATCACAATCCCTGACAATCTTGTCCTGACAGATGACAAAAACCAAActgtcataaatgttttaaaaacaaacaagcagcgAAGAAGAAAAGAAATGCGTAAAATGGCAAAACGGTTTGCAGGAACTGAGGACAAAACTTCATATTTGGAAATTCGAGAACGTAAAAGAAGGGTATATGAGAAAGAGAAGTATGCCACCAGTTTGCAGTTTCGAATTAATAAAAGGAAGTTTAATCAAGATCCTTTTGTCAGAAACAAAAAGAGGGAGTACCTTGTCAGGAGGTACCACACTGATGCTGTTTTCCAGAAGAAAATGAAGGACTACATGGTCAGGAGGTACAAGACTGATGATATTCTCCAGAAGAAAAAGAAGGACTACATGGTCAGGAGGTACAAGACCGATGATATTTTCCAAAAGAAGATGAAGGACTACATGGTCAGGAGGTACAAGACTGATTATATTTTTCAGAAGAAGATGAAGGACTACATGGTCAGGAGGTACAAGACAGATGATATTTtccagaagaagatgaagaactACATGGTCAGGAAGTACCACACTGATGATATTTTCCAGAAGAAAATGAAGGACTACATGACCAGAAGATATGCGGGTGATTCAAAGTTTAGGTCACATCACATTCTACGCTGTACTTTGCAGAAGAAACAGAAGTGTCTCACCAATGCTGGATTCCAGATTCTTCACAAGTTGAGATGTGCATTAAGGATCAAGAGGAAATACAGACCATACATTCATTCCATACAGGATACACCCAATTCTGAAGCGACAAACCAGCCTGTGTCCAACGGCTTGATCCAAAATGCCATATCTGCGTTTCGGCATCAAATTCTGCATGGTCCTACTTACATCTGCACAGTCTGTCACAGGGCACTTTTTCCAAATCAAGTCAAGATGTGTAATAGAACACGATAcatcaaaaatgttcatattaCAGCCTTTTGCTTAACCGGGAAATATGTTCATGCTTGTGACAGTGCCTGCTCAGTTCCTTGTGCAGTTCCAGATGAGCGAAGACAGGAGTGGATCTGCCACACCTGTGACAGCCATCTGAAGAGAGGATCCATGCCTTCTATTGCAGCGGCAAACAGACTTGAATTGCCACCCATCCCTGCAGAACTGCTTGAGCTGAATGTTCTTGAACGACAGCTTATCGCCAAAATTGTTCCTTTTGCAAAAATAGTTGCATTGCCAAAAGGACAGCAGCGATCAGTGTATGGCGCTGTTGTGTGTGTGCCCTCTGAGGTGGAGAAAACAGTTAACTGTCTCCCAAGGCCTAACAGTGAGTCCCAGCTCCTACAGGTGAAGCTGAAAAGACACATCAAGTTCAAAGGATACCAACACTTCCATACTGTGAATATGCACAATGTGCTAGCAGCATTAACAAAACTGAAAGCGATGCATTCAGAATATAGGGACATCTTTATAAGTGATGCTGCCACATTTGAATTTCTCCCTGATGATGAGCTGCATGACACAGaggagaaacaggaagttgttgtctcTGAACAGGATGAGCAGCATGTCAGCACAGAAGAAAAGGATGAGCTCAGGCCTGGCCTCACTCTGGACACATGCATGCAGCCACTCGACATTGGACAGGACTTGCTGTCGTACGGTGAGGGAATCTTCAGCATTGCGCCTGCTCAAGGGGAAAAAGCCAGTCGGATTTTTCAAGGTTCCCAAATTGGAAGCCATGGCCTTCCCCGTACAGTTTCCCACTGGACAGAACACAATTGA